In Prochlorococcus marinus str. MIT 1214, one DNA window encodes the following:
- a CDS encoding shikimate dehydrogenase — protein sequence MVPEQPLSNFESTSSKMSTITGKTSLVGLLGQPVNHSLSPIMHNAAYEEMGLDWCYVAMPCESKNLEKVTKALRYLDCKGLNITIPHKQEVLKSCHKLTEIANNIQAVNTLIPEKNHQWIGANTDLEGFLTPLKRHNLKDKNVIVLGCGGSARAVVMGLNSLNVKKVIIIGRNENSLGIFVKNMSNLFSKSNISIEGINIKELNISPYIEAADLIINTTPIGMNNKNTKEGNIPLGREIWDCLSSKTILYDLIYTPRPTNWLKLGQQKNCFIIDGLDMLVEQGAFSIRLWSGFNEVPVKIMKSSAEKHLMV from the coding sequence GTGGTTCCCGAACAGCCTCTAAGCAATTTTGAATCAACATCATCAAAAATGAGTACTATCACTGGAAAAACTAGTCTGGTAGGACTACTTGGACAACCAGTAAATCATTCCCTTTCCCCAATTATGCACAATGCCGCATATGAAGAAATGGGACTTGACTGGTGTTATGTCGCAATGCCTTGCGAAAGTAAAAATCTAGAGAAAGTCACAAAAGCATTAAGATATTTAGATTGCAAAGGATTGAATATAACTATTCCTCATAAGCAAGAAGTGTTAAAATCTTGTCATAAATTAACTGAAATTGCGAATAATATCCAAGCCGTTAATACACTTATTCCTGAAAAAAATCATCAATGGATAGGAGCAAATACTGATTTAGAGGGATTCTTAACGCCATTAAAAAGACATAATTTAAAAGATAAAAATGTGATTGTTTTAGGTTGTGGAGGCAGCGCTAGAGCAGTAGTAATGGGATTAAATAGTTTAAATGTTAAAAAAGTAATAATCATTGGCAGGAATGAAAATTCTTTAGGTATTTTTGTAAAAAATATGAGTAATTTATTCTCAAAGAGCAACATATCCATTGAAGGGATCAATATTAAAGAATTAAATATTTCACCATATATTGAAGCAGCCGATTTGATTATCAATACGACTCCAATAGGAATGAATAACAAAAACACAAAAGAGGGAAATATTCCCCTTGGACGTGAAATATGGGACTGTCTCTCTAGCAAAACTATTTTATATGATTTAATTTACACTCCAAGACCAACAAACTGGTTAAAACTTGGACAACAAAAGAATTGTTTTATAATTGATGGTTTAGATATGCTTGTCGAACAAGGCGCCTTTTCAATTAGACTTTGGAGTGGATTTAACGAAGTGCCTGTTAAGATAATGAAATCATCTGCAGAAAAACATTTAATGGTTTAA
- a CDS encoding cytochrome B6 has product MTFNFLHLYFLFTTNNDVQNLLIFGHNINTWLIYVLIFFGLTSLAFVLVWFTGFLVESKSGQSIKQPWE; this is encoded by the coding sequence GTGACTTTTAATTTTTTACATCTTTATTTTCTTTTCACTACTAATAATGATGTTCAAAATTTATTGATTTTTGGTCATAATATTAATACTTGGTTAATTTATGTACTTATTTTCTTTGGGCTAACTTCGTTGGCTTTTGTTTTGGTATGGTTCACTGGATTCTTGGTTGAAAGCAAATCAGGACAATCTATTAAGCAGCCATGGGAATGA
- a CDS encoding Tic20 family protein, whose amino-acid sequence MPSIGAKILAVLLYMIPWSDSLIFANHLFIQYPFLQIIQLPAIPIILIERSIPFGSLLLFLAIFIGLVRNNKVSYFLRFNALQSLLINIGIIIISFIFQIIFGSFTNTLIIRTFSSTLSISLFSVLFYCVWSCTQGNEPDLPGISQATKMQL is encoded by the coding sequence ATGCCTTCAATAGGAGCGAAAATATTGGCAGTTTTACTATATATGATTCCATGGTCTGACTCTCTAATCTTTGCTAATCATTTATTTATACAATATCCATTTCTACAAATCATTCAATTACCTGCGATTCCTATAATCTTAATTGAAAGATCAATACCTTTTGGAAGTTTATTATTATTTTTAGCGATCTTTATTGGATTAGTAAGAAATAATAAAGTATCTTACTTTTTGCGTTTTAATGCACTTCAATCATTGTTAATCAATATTGGAATAATAATAATAAGTTTTATTTTTCAAATTATATTTGGTTCTTTTACAAACACATTAATTATAAGAACTTTCTCTAGTACTTTATCAATAAGTCTGTTTTCGGTACTCTTTTATTGTGTTTGGTCTTGCACACAAGGAAATGAACCTGATTTGCCCGGAATAAGCCAAGCAACAAAAATGCAATTGTGA
- a CDS encoding HAD family hydrolase, with protein MGLKLLHLNLHGLIRSHDLELGRDSDTGGQTLYVLELVKGLASRPEVEKVELITRLIIDRRVSTDYSIPVEKISNCAEIIRLPFGPKRYIRKELLWPYLDDLADQIVDRLQKKNSLPDWIHAHYADAGYVGALVSRRLGLPLVFTGHSLGREKLRRLLAAGIDHDQIEQTYSISKRIDAEELALAHSNLLITSTKQESVEQYARYGRYSLENVEIIPPGVDLNRFHPIDSDSIDEEKELNKLFKPFLRDLNLPPLLAISRAVRRKNIPALIETYGRSSILQQRHNLILILGCREDSRQLEKQQREVFQQVFELVDKYNLYGKVAYPKQHRREQIPSIYRWAANKNGLFVNPALTEPFGLTLLEAAACGLPMVTTDDGGPRDILSRCENGLLVDVTDLEAFRDGLETAGSNTSLWKTWSNNGVEAVSRHFSWDAHVCNYIALMQKRLKFLAPRHWSLGNINQTSPSGQKLLFLDLDNYLEQDKVLKKLKWDLKDYSLKNNIKLGILTGRSINAARYRYTETQLPKPAVWICQAGTEIYYADENKSDIFWQDSITVDWDRKGVEKVLFDLKDYLELQSTENQAPFKVSYLLKEPSEAILPLVRKRLRQSGLVASPHLKCHWYLDVVPLRASRAEAIRFLTLRWGLSLDQVIVVASQQGDAELIRGLTTNIVPFEHDSSLDGLSSQQRVFFSDSKDGVIDGLKHFRFFKSH; from the coding sequence TTGGGATTAAAACTTCTACATTTAAATTTGCATGGTTTAATCCGCTCACATGATCTTGAATTGGGTAGAGATTCAGATACAGGTGGACAAACTTTATACGTTTTAGAACTAGTTAAAGGACTTGCGTCAAGACCAGAAGTTGAAAAAGTTGAACTTATTACCAGATTAATTATTGATAGGAGGGTATCGACTGATTATTCAATCCCTGTAGAAAAGATATCAAATTGTGCTGAAATTATTCGATTACCTTTTGGACCTAAGCGTTATATCAGGAAGGAATTGTTGTGGCCGTATCTAGATGACTTAGCGGATCAAATAGTTGACAGATTACAGAAAAAAAATAGTTTGCCAGATTGGATTCATGCTCATTATGCCGATGCTGGTTATGTTGGAGCATTGGTAAGCAGAAGATTAGGTTTGCCATTGGTTTTTACGGGCCATTCATTGGGTCGGGAAAAACTTAGAAGATTGTTGGCTGCTGGCATAGATCATGATCAAATAGAGCAGACATATTCGATTAGTAAAAGAATTGATGCAGAAGAATTGGCTTTAGCACATTCAAATTTACTCATAACAAGTACTAAGCAGGAATCTGTTGAACAGTACGCGCGTTATGGGCGATATAGCTTAGAAAATGTAGAAATAATTCCCCCAGGCGTTGATTTAAATCGTTTTCATCCAATAGATTCTGATTCAATTGATGAAGAAAAAGAATTAAATAAACTGTTTAAACCTTTTTTGAGAGACTTAAATCTTCCTCCTCTGCTGGCTATATCTAGAGCAGTCAGGAGAAAAAATATTCCTGCGTTGATTGAGACTTATGGACGTTCTTCAATTTTGCAGCAAAGACATAATCTTATTTTAATCTTGGGATGTCGAGAGGATTCACGTCAGCTTGAGAAACAGCAAAGAGAAGTATTTCAGCAAGTTTTTGAATTAGTTGATAAATATAATTTATATGGAAAAGTTGCTTATCCAAAACAACATAGAAGAGAGCAAATTCCTTCAATTTATCGTTGGGCTGCGAATAAAAACGGATTATTTGTTAACCCTGCCTTAACTGAGCCTTTTGGCCTGACACTGTTGGAAGCTGCCGCGTGTGGGTTGCCAATGGTGACTACAGACGACGGTGGCCCAAGGGATATTTTGTCTCGATGTGAAAATGGTCTTCTCGTAGATGTAACTGACTTAGAGGCTTTTCGAGATGGTTTAGAGACTGCTGGTTCCAACACTTCTTTATGGAAAACTTGGAGTAATAACGGAGTGGAAGCAGTAAGCAGGCATTTCAGTTGGGATGCACATGTTTGTAATTACATTGCATTGATGCAGAAGCGTTTGAAATTTCTTGCACCTCGACATTGGTCATTGGGAAATATTAATCAAACAAGTCCTAGCGGTCAAAAACTTTTATTTCTTGATTTAGATAATTATCTTGAGCAAGATAAAGTCTTAAAAAAATTGAAATGGGATTTAAAAGATTATTCATTGAAAAACAACATTAAATTGGGAATTTTAACTGGAAGATCAATTAATGCTGCTCGCTATCGATATACAGAAACACAATTACCCAAACCCGCAGTTTGGATATGTCAAGCAGGTACTGAAATTTATTATGCTGATGAAAACAAATCAGATATTTTTTGGCAAGATTCAATAACTGTTGATTGGGATCGGAAAGGCGTAGAGAAGGTTTTGTTTGATTTAAAAGATTATTTAGAGCTTCAATCAACTGAAAATCAAGCTCCTTTTAAGGTTAGTTATTTATTAAAAGAACCTAGTGAAGCAATTTTACCTTTAGTACGAAAAAGACTTAGGCAGTCAGGACTGGTTGCTTCTCCACATCTGAAATGTCATTGGTACTTAGATGTTGTTCCTTTGCGAGCATCAAGAGCAGAAGCGATTAGATTTTTGACTTTACGTTGGGGTTTATCTTTAGATCAAGTTATTGTCGTGGCAAGTCAACAAGGTGATGCTGAGTTAATAAGAGGATTAACGACTAATATTGTTCCTTTTGAGCATGATTCATCGTTAGATGGATTGAGCTCTCAACAAAGAGTCTTCTTTTCTGATTCTAAAGATGGTGTAATAGATGGTTTAAAACATTTTCGATTTTTCAAAAGTCATTAA
- the uvrA gene encoding excinuclease ABC subunit UvrA — protein sequence MGIQKSNPKKKTLNLGSSSEELITIRGARQHNLKNVDLSIPRNKLVVFTGVSGSGKSSLAFDTIFAEGQRRYVESLSAYARQFLGQVDKPDVDSIEGLSPAISIDQKSTSHNPRSTVGTVTEIQDYFRLLFGRAGEPHCPECARPIKPQSIDEMVDQIKTLPEGTRYQLLAPVVRGKKGTHSKLLSGLAAEGFARVRINKDVRELADNIELDKNQVHSIEVVVDRLIAREGIEERLTDSLSTTLKRGDGLAIVEVVPKKNEELPKGIDRERLFSENFACPVHGAVIEELSPRLFSFNSPYGACPDCHGLGHLKKFTCERVIPDPSLPVYAAVAPWSDKDNSYYFSLLFSVGEAFGFEIKTPWKDLKEAQKNILLNGSKEPILIKVDSRYKQDSGFKRPFEGILPILERQLQDANGEAVRQKLEKYLELVPCATCHGKRLRPEALAVKLGPFAITDLTSSSVSTTLENVEALMGLETTKNSKQLLSNKQTKIGELVLKEIRLRLQFLLDVGLDYLTLDRPAMTLSGGEAQRIRLATQIGAGLTGVLYVLDEPSIGLHQRDNDRLLSTLKKLRDLGNTLVVVEHDEDTIRAADHLVDIGPGAGVHGGEIIAEGSLDSLLNAKESLTGAYLSGRSSIPTPATRRDSVQRKLRLIDCNKNNLKNVSVDFPLGRLVAVTGVSGSGKSTLINELLHPALNHSLGLKVPFPKGLKELKGIKSIDKVIVIDQSPIGRTPRSNTATYTGAFDPIRQLFATSVEAKARGYQAGQFSFNVKGGRCEACRGQGVNVIEMNFLPDVYVQCDVCKGARFNRETLQVKYKNYSISDVLEMTVEQAVDVFSAIPQAADRLRTLLDVGLGYIKLGQPAPTLSGGEAQRVKLATELSRRATGKTLYLIDEPTTGLSFYDVHKLMDVIQRLVDKGNSIIVIEHNLDVIRCSDWIIDMGPEGGNRGGEIIAMGTPEEVARDSKSHTGNYLKKVLENHPPKKV from the coding sequence ATGGGAATTCAAAAATCTAATCCTAAAAAAAAGACATTAAATCTTGGTTCTTCCAGTGAAGAACTCATAACTATTCGTGGTGCAAGGCAACATAATTTAAAAAATGTTGATTTATCTATTCCAAGAAATAAATTGGTGGTTTTTACAGGTGTCAGTGGCAGTGGTAAAAGTTCTTTAGCGTTTGATACTATTTTTGCTGAAGGTCAAAGGCGATATGTTGAGAGTTTGTCCGCATACGCAAGACAATTTTTAGGTCAAGTTGATAAACCTGATGTTGATTCAATTGAGGGTTTATCTCCAGCAATTTCTATTGATCAAAAATCAACAAGTCATAATCCTCGTTCAACAGTTGGAACCGTCACCGAAATACAAGATTATTTTCGTTTGCTTTTTGGAAGAGCGGGAGAACCTCATTGTCCAGAGTGTGCGAGGCCCATTAAGCCTCAAAGTATTGATGAGATGGTTGATCAAATAAAAACTCTTCCAGAAGGGACACGATATCAACTACTTGCACCTGTTGTTAGAGGTAAAAAAGGAACACATTCAAAATTACTTTCTGGATTGGCTGCAGAAGGATTTGCTCGAGTCAGAATTAACAAAGACGTTAGAGAATTGGCAGATAATATTGAATTAGATAAAAATCAAGTTCATTCTATTGAGGTAGTGGTTGATAGATTGATTGCGAGAGAGGGTATTGAAGAAAGATTAACTGATTCATTAAGTACTACTTTAAAAAGGGGAGATGGCTTAGCAATTGTTGAAGTAGTACCTAAAAAAAATGAAGAACTTCCGAAAGGTATTGATAGGGAAAGATTATTTTCTGAGAACTTTGCTTGTCCTGTTCATGGGGCAGTGATTGAGGAATTATCACCAAGGTTGTTTTCATTTAATAGTCCATATGGAGCATGTCCTGATTGTCATGGCCTTGGTCATTTGAAAAAATTCACCTGTGAGAGAGTTATACCTGATCCATCACTACCAGTTTATGCTGCTGTTGCACCATGGAGTGATAAGGATAATTCATATTATTTTTCATTATTATTTTCAGTTGGTGAGGCATTTGGCTTTGAGATAAAAACTCCTTGGAAAGATTTAAAAGAAGCACAAAAAAATATTTTGTTAAATGGCAGTAAAGAACCTATTTTAATAAAAGTAGATAGTAGATATAAACAAGATTCTGGCTTTAAAAGACCTTTTGAAGGTATTTTACCTATTTTAGAAAGACAGTTGCAGGATGCGAATGGTGAAGCTGTTCGTCAAAAGCTAGAAAAATATCTTGAATTAGTTCCTTGTGCAACCTGTCATGGCAAGAGATTACGTCCTGAAGCGCTTGCTGTAAAACTTGGGCCTTTTGCAATAACTGATCTTACTTCATCTAGTGTGTCTACCACACTTGAGAATGTTGAGGCCTTAATGGGTCTAGAGACAACTAAAAACTCAAAGCAATTACTTTCTAACAAACAAACCAAAATTGGGGAATTAGTTTTAAAAGAAATTCGACTACGTCTTCAATTTCTCTTAGATGTTGGACTTGATTACTTAACTTTAGATAGGCCAGCAATGACGTTGTCTGGTGGGGAAGCGCAACGAATACGACTTGCTACCCAAATAGGTGCAGGTTTAACAGGAGTTCTTTATGTGTTAGATGAGCCTAGTATTGGACTACATCAAAGAGATAATGATCGATTATTATCTACTTTAAAAAAATTACGTGATCTAGGTAATACGTTGGTTGTTGTTGAACATGACGAAGATACAATAAGAGCAGCTGATCATTTGGTTGATATTGGACCTGGTGCTGGTGTTCATGGCGGCGAAATTATTGCTGAAGGATCTTTAGATAGTTTGCTGAATGCAAAAGAATCATTGACTGGTGCTTATCTTAGTGGGCGTTCATCTATTCCTACGCCTGCTACCAGAAGAGATTCGGTACAAAGAAAATTACGTTTGATTGATTGTAATAAAAATAATCTAAAAAATGTTTCTGTAGATTTTCCATTAGGTAGGTTGGTTGCTGTTACTGGAGTAAGTGGTAGTGGTAAAAGTACTTTAATTAATGAATTACTCCATCCTGCTTTAAACCACTCTTTAGGTTTAAAAGTTCCTTTTCCAAAAGGTTTAAAAGAACTGAAAGGTATTAAATCTATTGATAAGGTTATTGTTATAGATCAATCTCCAATTGGTAGAACACCAAGATCTAATACGGCTACTTATACCGGTGCATTTGATCCTATACGCCAACTTTTTGCAACTTCTGTCGAAGCAAAAGCGAGAGGATATCAAGCAGGTCAATTTAGTTTTAATGTTAAAGGTGGAAGATGTGAAGCTTGTCGTGGTCAAGGTGTAAATGTAATTGAAATGAATTTTCTTCCTGATGTTTATGTTCAATGTGATGTATGTAAAGGAGCTCGCTTTAACCGAGAAACATTACAAGTCAAATATAAGAATTATTCGATTTCTGATGTATTAGAAATGACTGTTGAACAAGCAGTTGATGTTTTTTCTGCAATACCTCAAGCTGCAGATCGATTAAGAACACTTTTAGATGTTGGTCTTGGATATATTAAGCTTGGCCAGCCGGCTCCAACTTTATCTGGAGGAGAAGCTCAAAGAGTCAAACTCGCTACTGAGTTATCTAGAAGAGCTACTGGTAAAACTCTTTATTTAATTGATGAACCTACCACTGGTTTAAGTTTTTATGATGTTCATAAATTAATGGATGTAATCCAGAGATTGGTAGATAAGGGAAACTCAATTATTGTTATTGAGCATAATTTGGATGTTATTAGATGTTCAGATTGGATTATTGATATGGGGCCTGAAGGCGGGAACCGAGGAGGAGAGATTATTGCTATGGGAACTCCTGAAGAAGTTGCGCGAGACTCCAAGAGTCATACGGGAAATTATTTAAAAAAAGTTTTGGAAAATCATCCTCCCAAAAAAGTTTGA
- the mraY gene encoding phospho-N-acetylmuramoyl-pentapeptide-transferase, giving the protein MKKFKNLLDINKISFYKSVNNQIFILFGLITFACVFADFSFKNSNLTIPFIITTLISSTITFKGISKLKKIEIKQIIRREGPKNHFLKQGTPTMGGIFFIPIGIIISNIIYFNKANYHIVLTLSFLSIFFMFIGFIDDYLSLKKQLNTGLKSNQKIILQFFISLIFIIICASNNLIPNNILIANKIVYIGNLIYPLGIFVLLAESNSTNLTDGLDGLLSGCSVLIFTGLAITILIENPSNNLTLAPLCIVMAGACMGFLFLNKYPAKLFMGDSGSLAMGASLGGIALLSNNLWSLLIMGGVLVAESISVIIQVSIFKISKRLQGKGHKLFLMSPLHHHFELKGNNEVLIVSSFWLVTLLLVIINLIFFIQN; this is encoded by the coding sequence TTGAAAAAATTTAAAAATCTTTTAGATATAAATAAAATATCATTTTACAAAAGTGTTAATAATCAAATATTTATTTTATTTGGATTAATAACTTTTGCATGTGTCTTTGCTGATTTTTCTTTTAAAAATAGCAATTTAACCATTCCTTTTATTATTACAACTCTTATATCTTCGACTATTACTTTTAAAGGTATCTCTAAATTAAAAAAGATAGAAATTAAACAAATAATTAGAAGAGAAGGACCAAAAAATCATTTTCTTAAGCAAGGAACTCCAACTATGGGTGGTATTTTCTTTATTCCTATTGGAATAATAATAAGCAATATAATTTATTTTAATAAAGCCAATTATCACATAGTTTTAACTTTAAGTTTTCTTAGTATATTTTTTATGTTTATTGGCTTTATAGATGATTATCTAAGTTTAAAAAAACAATTAAATACTGGTTTAAAATCTAATCAAAAAATAATTTTACAATTTTTTATTAGTCTTATTTTCATTATTATTTGTGCATCAAATAATTTAATACCAAACAATATTCTAATAGCAAATAAAATTGTTTATATTGGAAATCTAATTTATCCTTTGGGCATATTTGTACTATTAGCTGAAAGTAATTCAACTAACTTAACAGATGGTTTAGATGGTTTATTAAGTGGTTGTAGTGTACTAATTTTTACAGGTCTCGCTATTACTATTTTAATAGAAAATCCAAGTAATAATTTGACACTAGCTCCTCTCTGTATAGTAATGGCTGGAGCTTGTATGGGATTCCTTTTTCTAAATAAATATCCTGCAAAATTATTTATGGGGGATTCAGGTTCTCTAGCTATGGGAGCCTCCTTGGGTGGAATCGCTTTACTATCAAATAATCTTTGGTCTCTTTTAATTATGGGAGGAGTACTAGTTGCAGAGTCTATCTCAGTCATCATTCAAGTAAGTATTTTTAAAATTTCTAAGCGACTACAAGGGAAAGGTCATAAATTATTTTTAATGAGTCCATTGCATCACCATTTTGAACTTAAAGGTAACAATGAAGTTCTCATTGTCAGTAGCTTTTGGTTGGTTACATTATTGTTAGTCATAATAAATCTAATATTTTTCATTCAAAATTAG
- a CDS encoding DUF3134 domain-containing protein — protein sequence MGELEKINLSNLDGINPALTRYSRQEPAPVLPLREEPDLLSWLETSGRLVADQDSNDQEISTVEEEELSALMGEKEDYKAEEEETTDDEWEE from the coding sequence ATGGGAGAACTAGAAAAAATCAATTTATCTAATTTAGACGGTATCAATCCCGCACTTACTCGCTATAGCAGACAAGAACCTGCTCCTGTCCTCCCACTTAGAGAAGAGCCTGATTTACTATCTTGGTTAGAAACGAGCGGAAGATTAGTTGCTGATCAAGATTCAAATGATCAAGAAATAAGTACCGTTGAAGAGGAGGAACTCTCAGCTTTAATGGGAGAAAAAGAAGACTATAAAGCGGAAGAAGAAGAAACAACAGATGATGAATGGGAAGAGTAA
- a CDS encoding argininosuccinate synthase, producing MGKAKKVVLAYSGGVDTSVCIPYLKKEYGVDHVIAFAADLGQGDELDEIKKKAISAGASQSLIGNLVKPFIEDFAFPAIRANALYQGRYPLSTALARPLIAKKLVEIARELNADGVAHGCTGKGNDQVRFDVTIGALAPDLQLLTPAREWGMSREETIAYGEKYGIVPPVSKKNPYSIDLNLLGRSIEAGPLEDPFEMPSEEVFGITSSIAESPNEPEILDIVFENGYPVAIDGEVLDPVSLMKKANSLAGKHGFGRLDIIEDRVVGIKSREIYETPGLLLLIKAHQEMESLTLPADLLDTKSRLERQWADLVYKGFWFSPLKEALDGFINFSQKQVNGTVKIRLFKGNADVIGRQSNENSLYISDMSTYGSEDKFNHKSAEGFIYVWGLPSRIWSWVNK from the coding sequence ATGGGAAAGGCTAAAAAAGTTGTTTTGGCTTATTCAGGAGGGGTAGATACTAGTGTTTGTATTCCTTACTTGAAGAAGGAGTATGGGGTAGATCATGTAATTGCTTTTGCAGCAGATCTTGGTCAAGGTGATGAGCTTGATGAAATCAAAAAAAAGGCTATATCGGCAGGAGCCTCACAATCACTAATTGGCAATTTAGTTAAGCCTTTTATTGAAGATTTTGCTTTTCCAGCAATTAGGGCTAATGCTTTGTATCAAGGTAGATATCCACTTTCAACGGCATTAGCTAGACCATTAATAGCAAAAAAACTTGTTGAAATTGCTAGGGAATTAAATGCTGATGGAGTTGCTCACGGGTGTACAGGTAAAGGTAATGATCAAGTTCGTTTTGATGTAACAATTGGAGCTTTAGCTCCTGATTTGCAATTGCTTACTCCGGCACGGGAATGGGGTATGAGTCGTGAAGAAACGATTGCCTATGGAGAAAAATATGGAATTGTTCCTCCTGTAAGTAAAAAAAATCCTTATTCGATTGATTTGAATCTTTTAGGGAGAAGTATTGAAGCCGGTCCTCTTGAAGATCCATTTGAGATGCCTTCAGAAGAGGTTTTTGGTATCACTTCTTCTATTGCTGAATCACCCAATGAGCCTGAAATTTTGGATATTGTTTTTGAAAATGGGTATCCAGTTGCAATTGATGGAGAAGTATTGGATCCAGTCTCACTTATGAAAAAGGCTAATAGCCTTGCAGGAAAGCATGGTTTTGGACGGTTGGATATTATTGAAGACAGAGTAGTAGGAATTAAAAGTCGAGAAATTTATGAAACACCAGGATTGCTTTTATTAATTAAAGCTCATCAAGAAATGGAGAGTTTAACTTTGCCAGCTGATTTATTAGATACTAAATCTAGATTGGAACGACAATGGGCTGACTTAGTTTATAAAGGTTTCTGGTTTAGCCCTTTGAAAGAAGCTTTGGATGGATTTATTAATTTTTCTCAGAAGCAGGTAAATGGAACAGTAAAGATTAGGCTTTTTAAGGGTAATGCGGATGTTATTGGTCGTCAGTCAAATGAAAATAGTTTGTACATTTCAGATATGTCTACTTATGGAAGTGAAGATAAGTTTAACCACAAATCAGCCGAAGGATTTATTTATGTATGGGGATTGCCCAGTAGAATCTGGTCTTGGGTAAACAAGTAA
- the rpsF gene encoding 30S ribosomal protein S6, with the protein MSEKPYYETMYILRPDIPEEEVDSHLKKYSEILEKSGTEVLDSQMRGKRRLAYPIAKHKEGIYVQLSHKGNGQQVATLERAMRLSEDVIRYLTVKQDGPLPTPKSTSKDDEPEKSETEKDEIKPTEEKTESPAKDENTKDTEG; encoded by the coding sequence ATGTCTGAAAAACCTTATTACGAAACCATGTACATTCTTCGTCCGGACATACCGGAAGAAGAAGTTGACAGCCATCTAAAAAAATATAGTGAAATTCTTGAAAAATCAGGAACTGAAGTATTAGATAGTCAAATGAGAGGTAAGAGAAGACTTGCCTATCCAATTGCAAAGCATAAAGAGGGAATATATGTGCAATTAAGTCACAAAGGCAATGGACAGCAAGTTGCAACCCTAGAGAGAGCAATGAGGTTAAGTGAGGACGTTATTCGTTACCTCACTGTTAAACAAGATGGTCCTTTACCAACTCCAAAATCCACTTCTAAAGATGATGAACCTGAGAAATCTGAAACAGAAAAAGACGAAATAAAACCTACTGAGGAGAAAACTGAATCACCCGCAAAAGACGAAAATACAAAAGACACAGAAGGATAA